One genomic window of Caminibacter pacificus includes the following:
- a CDS encoding AEC family transporter has protein sequence MITVIGIYIFIVIGFFAKKIFKEEIEGKTLVILSTYFLQPFLTLWGIMLVPLNFDLIISPVVYLGAVFISLIFTALLAFLFLKDKKEKIIASLTPLIGNTGNLGIPLSYALFGDIGASIATMVNLANIFFIYSFGIFFFAKGEYSFKDAFKKIVKIPVMWFGILALILNIGGVRFPADIMKILQMGAFASIVVQLLIFGIYVAEIKAKEVSFKLSLVTTINKFLVFPLISFILLKFCHLKPIFHQAVLLEVLTPLAVTNVNLAALFNLYPQKVAYLVILTSILFIGVIMIFL, from the coding sequence TTGATAACCGTTATCGGAATTTATATTTTTATCGTAATAGGATTTTTTGCAAAAAAAATTTTTAAAGAAGAGATTGAGGGAAAAACATTAGTTATTCTCTCCACCTATTTTCTTCAACCTTTCTTGACCCTTTGGGGTATTATGCTTGTGCCTTTGAATTTCGATTTGATAATTTCTCCCGTTGTTTATTTGGGTGCTGTTTTTATTTCCTTGATATTTACCGCACTTTTAGCCTTTTTGTTTTTGAAAGATAAAAAAGAAAAAATTATAGCTTCTTTAACTCCTCTTATCGGAAATACCGGAAATTTGGGAATTCCTTTGTCATATGCTCTTTTTGGAGATATAGGAGCGAGTATCGCTACTATGGTAAATTTGGCAAATATCTTTTTTATCTATTCTTTCGGGATTTTTTTCTTTGCAAAAGGTGAATACTCTTTTAAAGACGCTTTTAAAAAAATAGTCAAAATTCCTGTTATGTGGTTTGGGATTTTGGCGTTAATTTTAAATATCGGCGGGGTTAGATTTCCTGCGGATATTATGAAAATATTGCAAATGGGAGCTTTTGCTTCTATTGTGGTTCAACTTTTGATTTTCGGTATTTACGTGGCTGAGATTAAAGCTAAAGAAGTTAGCTTTAAATTAAGTTTAGTGACTACTATTAATAAATTTTTAGTTTTTCCTTTAATTTCATTTATTCTGTTAAAGTTCTGTCATTTAAAGCCGATATTTCACCAGGCCGTTTTGCTTGAAGTGCTGACGCCTTTGGCGGTGACGAATGTAAATTTAGCGGCGTTATTTAACTTATATCCGCAAAAAGTTGCGTATTTGGTTATTTTGACGTCAATTTTATTTATAGGGGTGATTATGATATTTTTATAA
- the thrC gene encoding threonine synthase codes for MKFIGTRGTDEKKSFSEVILNPAAPNGGLFVPEKLPKIDERFIIRYYDDRDETTYRHIARGILKLFKIDIDKDLIEEALYTYLRNFDDPEVVPVVKVKRDLSVAELWHGPTRAFKDMALQPFGVILSDLAKKRDENYLIMAATSGDTGPATLKTFENRENIKVVCIYPHEGTSEVQKLQMVTTDAKNEKVLGILGDFDDAQTTLKALLKDEDFRKTLDEEGIKLSAANSVNFGRIIFQIIYHFWSYLKLLENGEVLLGQKFDVIIPSGNFGNALGAYYAKRMGLPIDKIVIASNKNNVLYELIKFGRYDLRDKKLIKTISPAMDILKSSNVERMIFDKFGEERTKELMTSLEENGYFELTKEELAKIQEDFDADFATDGECEEIIRRYANKENYLMDPHTATAIKAYEYLKEKGKLNNYVVAYSTAEWTKFAPSIYYALTGEDVNREIAELEEQTISDKDAIAYIETHYDVKAPDMIRELFEKDIVNENIINKNAIKDEIIKFIKS; via the coding sequence ATGAAATTTATCGGAACTCGCGGAACGGATGAGAAGAAGAGTTTTAGTGAGGTGATTTTAAACCCGGCAGCCCCGAACGGAGGGCTTTTCGTACCTGAAAAATTGCCTAAAATTGATGAAAGATTTATTATCAGATATTATGACGACAGAGATGAGACGACATATAGACATATTGCAAGAGGTATTTTAAAGCTTTTTAAAATCGATATCGATAAAGATCTTATAGAAGAGGCTTTGTATACTTATCTTAGAAATTTTGACGATCCTGAAGTGGTACCGGTTGTAAAAGTTAAAAGAGATTTAAGCGTTGCGGAGCTTTGGCACGGACCTACGAGGGCTTTTAAAGATATGGCGCTGCAACCTTTCGGGGTTATTTTATCTGACCTTGCTAAAAAAAGAGATGAAAATTATTTGATTATGGCGGCAACTTCGGGAGATACCGGTCCGGCTACCCTAAAAACGTTTGAAAATAGAGAAAATATAAAAGTAGTATGTATTTATCCTCATGAAGGGACAAGTGAAGTACAAAAACTTCAAATGGTAACTACTGATGCTAAAAACGAAAAAGTTTTAGGTATTTTAGGAGACTTTGACGATGCTCAAACCACTCTGAAAGCTCTTTTGAAAGATGAAGATTTTAGAAAAACTCTTGATGAAGAGGGTATTAAGCTCTCAGCTGCAAACAGCGTGAACTTCGGAAGAATTATTTTCCAAATCATATATCATTTTTGGAGTTATCTAAAGCTTCTTGAAAACGGCGAAGTGTTGTTGGGACAAAAATTCGACGTTATTATTCCAAGTGGAAATTTCGGAAACGCTCTTGGAGCTTATTATGCTAAAAGAATGGGGCTTCCTATAGATAAAATCGTTATCGCCTCAAATAAAAATAACGTACTTTACGAACTTATCAAATTCGGAAGATATGATTTGAGAGATAAAAAACTGATAAAAACCATTTCACCGGCTATGGATATTTTAAAATCAAGTAACGTAGAGAGAATGATTTTTGATAAATTCGGTGAAGAGAGAACAAAAGAGCTTATGACTTCACTTGAAGAAAACGGATATTTCGAACTTACAAAAGAGGAATTGGCGAAAATCCAAGAAGATTTCGACGCTGATTTTGCAACTGACGGAGAATGTGAAGAAATTATCAGAAGATATGCAAATAAGGAAAACTATTTAATGGACCCTCATACTGCTACGGCGATAAAAGCTTATGAATATCTAAAAGAAAAAGGAAAACTTAATAATTACGTAGTGGCATATTCTACGGCCGAGTGGACTAAATTCGCACCGAGTATCTATTATGCTCTCACAGGTGAAGACGTAAATAGAGAAATTGCCGAACTTGAAGAGCAAACGATATCCGATAAAGACGCAATCGCTTATATCGAAACACATTATGACGTAAAAGCTCCGGATATGATAAGAGAGCTTTTTGAAAAAGATATCGTAAACGAAAATATTATTAACAAAAACGCAATTAAAGACGAAATAATCAAATTTATTAAAAGCTAA
- the dnaE gene encoding DNA polymerase III subunit alpha, translating into MVPFHIHSDYSLLHSSLKIKDLVNKAKELGYKTLGISELDNMFSAIEFYETCKKNEIKPIIGTDVLVDIEGNLHRMVLIAKNYQGYKNLMYLSSISYLYHQKGHQAIVPFEELVNHQEGVAVVLPMTESLVGFHLNILNEENILKGAKGKAQAKYSALFLKEKINDLYLEIRRDSFKESLIEKDLIEISEECDIPLIASSNIYYLEKLDYIYKDALECIESNKQFDDVHRDFDIGEYYLKSPEEYENLFSDIPKALENNKKLFESIDLEIPLGNPTPPTFKFTKEYAQKEGLDIESDVEYFEYKCWEGLNKRLQKIPKSEHETYKKRLEHEINIIKKMKFPGYMLIVWDFINYAKDPSRHLRGDGNKIPVGPGRGSAAGSLVAYALEITNIDPIKYGLLFERFLNPERVSMPDIDVDFCQDRRDEVIEYVKEKYGSENVAQVVTFGSLLAKGVLRDVARIFGIDYSEADRFVKLIPDQLGITLQKAKELEPKIVEITQEDPLYNRLYSFGESLEGLKRNTGKHAAGVVISDEKLWNKSPLYKQDEHDEFHTTQYSLNYLEPVDLIKFDFLGLKTLTVIDKAVKNIKLNKNEDVNIDDLSLSDPKVFELIQSGKTLGLFQIESDGMQDLAKRLKPSTFEDVIAMLALYRPGPMDAGMLDDYIERKHGRKPISYFYDEFEEVLKPILEPTYGVIVYQEQVMQIVQAIGGFSLGEADIIRRAMGKKKADLMAKYAEEFAQRAQKQGFSYENAKALFNLIEKFAGYGFNKSHSAAYAMITYQTAWLKKYYPTEFLSALLTYEADNTDKIAKYIDEAKSLGIEVLPPDVNKSNAEFTPMGEKILFGLSAIKGVGSKAIESIVANRPFKDLEDFILRVDTSKVNKKVLEQLIKSGAMDCFGLSRKAMLQNVENILEFKKRVEDKKNAINHEHSLFADMADESDDYREKLEIHDMPEFDTKTLLEGEYETLGFYVSAHPLDPYKEKIEKLNYNLSSEVEEIIGQEALFVGKIEGMKVRISKKGNKFAIANLMDYHGKIDIMIFERDLNKLQEYNLDEPLAIKAAVDKVGEFLRVTCRKVMSLEEAANEKAAVKDEITIIQREISENYEEDLMKIYNEISKNPGNKRAILQIKTPFGFTLKVETNLRTSI; encoded by the coding sequence TTGGTTCCTTTTCATATTCATAGCGACTATTCACTGCTTCACTCTTCTTTAAAAATAAAAGATTTAGTCAATAAAGCAAAAGAGCTCGGCTACAAGACGCTTGGAATCAGCGAACTTGACAATATGTTCAGCGCCATCGAATTTTATGAAACGTGCAAAAAAAACGAAATAAAACCTATTATAGGCACGGACGTTTTGGTAGATATCGAGGGTAATCTTCATAGAATGGTATTAATTGCCAAAAACTACCAAGGCTATAAAAACCTTATGTATCTAAGCTCTATAAGTTATCTTTATCACCAAAAAGGCCACCAAGCTATAGTACCTTTTGAAGAGCTTGTCAATCACCAAGAAGGCGTGGCGGTAGTGCTTCCTATGACGGAGAGTTTAGTCGGGTTTCATCTTAATATTCTAAACGAAGAAAACATTCTAAAAGGAGCCAAAGGAAAAGCCCAAGCCAAATATTCGGCACTATTTTTAAAAGAAAAAATCAACGACTTATATCTCGAAATAAGACGCGACAGTTTTAAAGAATCCCTCATCGAAAAAGACCTGATAGAAATAAGCGAAGAGTGCGACATTCCCCTAATCGCTTCGAGTAATATCTATTATCTCGAAAAACTCGATTATATCTACAAAGACGCCCTTGAATGTATTGAGAGCAACAAACAATTCGACGACGTTCACAGAGATTTCGACATAGGAGAATATTATCTAAAATCTCCCGAAGAATACGAAAACCTTTTTAGCGACATTCCTAAGGCACTTGAAAACAACAAAAAGCTTTTTGAAAGTATAGACCTTGAAATTCCTCTTGGAAATCCTACTCCTCCGACATTTAAATTTACAAAAGAGTACGCGCAAAAAGAGGGTCTTGATATAGAAAGCGACGTAGAATATTTCGAATACAAATGCTGGGAAGGATTAAACAAAAGACTCCAAAAAATCCCGAAATCCGAACACGAAACTTACAAAAAAAGACTCGAGCACGAAATAAATATCATTAAAAAAATGAAATTCCCGGGATATATGCTTATAGTTTGGGATTTTATCAACTACGCAAAAGACCCGAGCCGCCACCTAAGAGGAGACGGAAACAAAATCCCGGTAGGTCCGGGACGGGGAAGTGCTGCCGGGAGTTTGGTGGCGTATGCTTTAGAAATTACTAATATCGACCCTATAAAATACGGACTACTTTTTGAGAGATTTTTGAATCCCGAGAGGGTGAGTATGCCCGATATCGACGTCGATTTTTGTCAGGACAGACGTGATGAGGTGATAGAATACGTAAAAGAAAAATACGGAAGCGAAAACGTAGCGCAAGTGGTGACATTCGGTTCTTTGCTTGCAAAAGGTGTTTTAAGAGACGTAGCGAGAATATTCGGTATCGACTACTCAGAAGCCGACAGATTCGTAAAACTTATCCCCGACCAACTCGGAATTACTCTACAAAAAGCAAAAGAATTGGAACCGAAAATCGTAGAAATCACACAAGAAGACCCTCTTTATAACAGACTCTATTCATTCGGCGAATCGCTTGAAGGACTAAAAAGAAACACAGGAAAACACGCAGCCGGAGTCGTAATAAGCGATGAAAAACTCTGGAACAAATCCCCTCTATACAAACAAGACGAGCACGACGAATTCCACACAACTCAATATTCTCTAAACTACCTTGAACCGGTCGATTTGATTAAATTCGACTTTTTGGGATTAAAAACGCTAACGGTTATAGACAAAGCCGTAAAAAACATAAAACTAAATAAAAACGAAGACGTTAATATCGACGACTTATCACTCAGCGACCCTAAAGTTTTCGAGCTTATCCAAAGCGGAAAAACATTAGGTCTATTCCAAATAGAATCGGACGGAATGCAGGATTTGGCAAAAAGATTAAAACCATCAACCTTCGAAGACGTAATTGCGATGCTCGCACTCTACCGCCCGGGACCTATGGATGCCGGAATGCTTGATGACTACATCGAAAGAAAACACGGAAGAAAACCTATCAGTTATTTCTACGACGAATTCGAAGAAGTGCTAAAACCTATTTTGGAGCCGACTTACGGGGTTATCGTTTATCAAGAACAGGTAATGCAGATAGTTCAGGCAATCGGGGGATTCTCTCTTGGTGAAGCGGATATCATAAGACGGGCTATGGGTAAGAAAAAAGCCGATTTGATGGCGAAATACGCAGAAGAATTCGCTCAAAGAGCCCAAAAACAAGGCTTTTCGTATGAAAACGCAAAAGCACTCTTTAACTTAATCGAGAAATTCGCCGGATACGGATTCAATAAATCCCACTCGGCGGCTTATGCAATGATTACATATCAAACGGCATGGCTAAAAAAATACTACCCTACCGAATTTTTAAGCGCCTTGCTTACATACGAGGCCGACAATACCGACAAAATCGCAAAATATATAGACGAAGCCAAATCCTTGGGAATAGAAGTACTTCCGCCTGACGTTAATAAATCAAACGCTGAATTCACTCCTATGGGTGAAAAGATACTTTTCGGACTTAGCGCGATTAAAGGAGTCGGTAGCAAAGCAATAGAGAGTATCGTAGCAAACAGACCTTTTAAAGATTTGGAAGATTTTATTTTAAGAGTAGATACTTCAAAAGTAAACAAAAAAGTATTAGAACAACTCATAAAATCCGGAGCTATGGATTGTTTCGGATTATCGAGAAAAGCGATGCTTCAAAACGTGGAAAATATATTAGAATTCAAAAAACGCGTAGAAGACAAAAAAAACGCAATCAACCACGAGCACTCTTTATTTGCTGATATGGCGGATGAAAGTGATGATTATCGAGAAAAATTAGAAATTCACGATATGCCTGAATTCGATACGAAAACATTGCTTGAGGGCGAATACGAAACGTTAGGATTTTACGTCTCCGCTCATCCTCTTGACCCTTACAAAGAAAAAATAGAAAAACTAAACTACAACCTCTCAAGCGAAGTTGAAGAAATTATCGGACAAGAAGCTCTTTTTGTCGGAAAAATAGAGGGAATGAAAGTAAGAATCTCCAAAAAAGGAAACAAATTCGCAATAGCGAATCTTATGGATTATCACGGCAAAATAGATATTATGATTTTCGAAAGAGACTTAAACAAACTCCAAGAATACAACCTTGACGAGCCTTTGGCGATAAAAGCTGCGGTAGATAAAGTCGGAGAGTTTTTAAGAGTAACGTGTAGAAAAGTTATGAGTTTGGAAGAAGCGGCAAACGAAAAAGCCGCGGTAAAAGACGAAATTACGATAATACAAAGAGAAATTTCAGAAAATTACGAAGAGGATTTGATGAAAATCTATAACGAAATCTCAAAAAATCCGGGAAATAAAAGAGCGATTTTACAAATAAAAACGCCTTTTGGGTTTACCTTAAAAGTAGAAACCAATCTAAGAACCTCTATTTAA
- a CDS encoding DNA polymerase III subunit alpha, with product MSVKEHYYEFRNALTKGDTQKAEEEFEKAFNEAFIMYQHKLTNNEKFDLKNDEELFAVVTLFDNMVGMWREGMFEEAIPFAESMVDLVDSPKIKEMFKGFSLGMQSGIDLDTFMREYVDLSKIDEEYPQFLCNFKEKIKELIK from the coding sequence ATGAGCGTAAAAGAGCACTATTATGAGTTTAGAAACGCCTTAACAAAGGGAGATACTCAAAAAGCGGAAGAAGAATTCGAAAAAGCGTTTAACGAAGCTTTTATAATGTATCAACATAAACTAACGAATAACGAAAAATTCGATTTGAAAAACGACGAAGAGCTTTTTGCAGTTGTGACGTTATTTGATAATATGGTCGGAATGTGGAGAGAAGGGATGTTTGAAGAGGCTATTCCTTTTGCCGAAAGTATGGTCGATTTGGTCGATTCTCCAAAAATCAAAGAGATGTTTAAAGGTTTTTCTTTAGGTATGCAATCCGGAATAGATTTGGATACTTTTATGAGAGAATATGTCGATTTAAGCAAAATTGATGAGGAATATCCTCAGTTTTTATGTAATTTCAAAGAAAAGATAAAAGAGCTGATTAAATAG